One Terriglobales bacterium genomic region harbors:
- a CDS encoding DUF6599 family protein, producing MKRIFSILVLVCGAALAATAANPKNQADALPEAFAGWQRTADHFSANPADAERVNPDLLKEYGFSGFEDATYAKADRKIEVKAIRFRDASGAFGAFTFYKTPEMQTEKIGDQAASANERVLFYRGSVLVQCVFDRVTPMSAAELRELASDIPLPAPGARNLPSLPLYLPKPGYIANTAKYVVGPFGLESIRAPIPANQVEFDRGAELALGQYNSGQGTATLTLISYPTPQIAGERLRAIEAAHPPAQEGSTAPLFLTKRSGPLVAIVTGAISQREAKSLLASVNYDAEVTWNQRTGLSPRDNVGGLLVGVILLTAIILALALVAGVAFGGIRIIAKRLFPDRVFDRSQDVEIIELKLLR from the coding sequence ATGAAACGCATTTTTTCAATCCTGGTTTTGGTGTGCGGCGCAGCCTTGGCCGCGACGGCGGCAAATCCAAAGAACCAGGCGGATGCCCTACCCGAAGCCTTTGCCGGATGGCAGAGGACCGCGGACCATTTCAGTGCCAATCCCGCCGACGCCGAACGAGTCAACCCGGACCTGCTGAAGGAGTACGGCTTCAGCGGCTTTGAAGACGCCACTTACGCCAAGGCAGACCGCAAGATCGAAGTCAAGGCGATCCGTTTTCGCGATGCCAGCGGCGCTTTTGGCGCATTCACCTTTTACAAGACCCCAGAAATGCAGACGGAGAAAATCGGCGACCAGGCCGCGTCGGCGAATGAGCGCGTGCTGTTCTACCGCGGCAGTGTCCTGGTGCAGTGCGTGTTTGACCGTGTCACGCCGATGTCCGCGGCTGAACTCCGCGAACTCGCATCCGACATTCCTTTACCGGCGCCCGGCGCACGCAATCTTCCCTCGCTCCCGCTGTACCTGCCGAAACCGGGTTATATCGCGAATACCGCCAAGTACGTCGTTGGTCCCTTCGGACTAGAGAGCATTCGCGCACCCATCCCCGCGAACCAGGTGGAATTCGACCGCGGCGCGGAACTGGCCCTGGGCCAGTACAACTCCGGTCAAGGCACTGCCACGCTGACGTTAATCTCCTATCCCACTCCACAGATCGCCGGCGAGCGCCTGCGTGCCATTGAGGCGGCTCATCCGCCGGCGCAGGAGGGTTCGACCGCTCCTTTGTTCCTCACTAAGCGCAGCGGTCCCTTGGTTGCGATCGTTACCGGCGCCATTTCGCAACGTGAAGCCAAGTCCCTGCTAGCCTCGGTTAACTACGACGCCGAAGTCACTTGGAACCAGCGCACCGGGCTCTCGCCGCGCGATAACGTCGGTGGGTTGCTGGTAGGTGTGATCTTGTTGACAGCGATCATTCTCGCTCTGGCTCTGGTAGCCGGCGTGGCTTTTGGAGGTATTCGCATCATCGCTAAGCGGCTTTTCC